In Gimesia panareensis, the genomic window CCGACCCTGATCTACGGTTTCATTGTGATCAAACAGAAGTTCCCGCAATCGGAAGCCAAGTCGGCAGGCGTCAGTTTTGGTCAGATGTTGCTGACGTTTGCCAGCCCGCTGTTGTTATTCCTGCTCCTGCTGCATGCCTGTGTCGGTTATGTGGAACTGGGAACGGACAGCTGGATCGCCAGCATCACTGAATCGATTCTGAAAAAATCAGGCGAGGGTCAGGGCCTGTACCTGTTCATCTACGCGTCTTCAATCATGTTCGTGCTGCGATTCTTTGCCGGTCCGATTGTAGAAAAAATCAACCCGCTGGGGCTGCTGTTCGTGAGTGCCTGCTTCGGTTCGGTCGGACTCTACATGATTGGTTCTTCGGAAGGGGTCCTCTGGGTCTGGATCGCGGTGACCGTGTATGGTCTGGGGAAAACCTTCCTCTGGCCCACAATGCTGGGTGTGGTTGGCGAACTGTTTCCCAAAGGGGGCGCGATAACCATGGGCGCGATGGGGGGTATCGGCATGCTTTCCGCCGGCCTGCTCGGTGGACCGGGTATCGGGTACAACCAGGATTACTTCGCGACTGAAAAACTGGAAGAAATTTCACCGCAGGCTTATGAACGCTACTCAGTGGCTAAAGCCAACGGTTTTCTGTTCCTGCCCAAGATCAAGGGGCTGGATGGTTCGAAAGTCAGCGTGCTGAATAATGATGGCAAGGATCTGGAGAAGAAAGTAGAACAGCTGGAAAAAGAGGGCAAAACTGATGAGTACATCTCGAACCTCAACAGCTGGTGGCAGGGAGCGGAAGCGTTCGCTCCGGAAGACATCGGCCCGGTTGACAAAGCCGGCATCTACGGCGGTCGGATGGCTCTGAAGTGCACCGCCCTGGTTCCGTTGGTCATGGCGATCGGCTACCTGATCCTGGTGCTCTACTTCTACACCAAGGGTGGCTACAAAGCCGAAGTGCTGCACGGCGAAGAACCGGACGGCGAACACTACACCGGTGGTGTGGAAGGTCCCGTCGAATAAGGGCCGCTTTGTGCCTGAGGAAGTTCACGAACGACCACTCTTTGGGGGTGGTCGTTCTTTTTTTCAGACTTGAAATGTGATCTTTTGATCGATCAGCAGCGCGAGACTAACCTCCCCTTGGATTTGGAGCTGTCAAGCGACTCCGGAAAAAACATTCGACAGTGCCGATGGGTTGACTTTTCCAGCTTAAGCTGGATAACAGAACTATATTTACGATTATTCCCCGCCTTGAAATCGAAACTATCGTTTTATCGATCCTTCTTTCAGATAACAGGTTCGTTCCCATGCAAGACCCTTTCCCTGAATCTCCCACATTTGTCACCCATCTTGAATGTGGCATGCAGCATGACCACTATGAAGCTGATCAGTTACACGGTCTGTCCAAAGCGGGCAAGCCCCTGCTCGTAAAATACGATCTGGATGGCATCAAACAGTCGGTCAGCAAGGAAGACCTGGCAGCCCGGCCGGCGACACTCTGGCGATACCGCGAATTTCTGCCAGTCCGCAAATCGGAAAACATCGTCAGCCTGGGTGAAATCCACACGCCGCTGATTCCCGTGCCCCGTCTGCAGGGAGGTAAAGGAACGGTCTGGATCAAGGACGAAGGTCGTCTTCCCACCGGTTCATTCAAAGCCCGCGGCCTGTGCATGGCGGTCTCGATGGCCAAGGAACTGGGTGTGACGAAAGTCGCGATGCCCACCAACGGCAACGCAGGGGCGGCGCTCGCCGCTTATGGTACGCGAGCCGGCATGAAGTCTTACATCTTCTGTCCCGCGGATACTCCCGAAATCAACGTTCGTGAAATCGCCGCCCAGGGAGCAAACGTCTGGCGGGTGAATGGACTGATCAACGACTGTGGTAAAATTGTGGGTGAAGGGAAAGATAAAGTCGGCTGGTTCGATTTCTCGACACTCAAAGAACCCTATCGCATCGAAGGTAAGAAGACGATGGGCCTGGAACTGGCTGACCAGATGGGCTGGGAAGTTCCCGATGTGATCTTCTACCCGACCGGCGGTGGTACAGGGTTGATCGGTATGTGGAAGGCCTTCAACGAACTCAAAGAGATGGGCTGGCTGACCGGTAAACTGCCCCAGATGGTCGCCGTCCAGGCATCGGGCTGTGCTCCGATGGTCAAGGCCTACGAAGCCGGTGAAGAACACGCACCGCTCTGGGAGAACGCCCATACGATCGCATCGGGGATTCGCGTCCCGGTCGCGGTAGGCGACTTCCTGATCCTCCGCGCAGTCCGGGAAAGCAATGGCTTCGCGACCGCCGTCGATGACGACAAAATTTCGGCCGCCCTCGACGAATGTTCGCAGAAGGAAGGTTTCCTGATGTGTCCCGAAGGAGCCGCAACCTACGCCGCCTACAAACAGGAACTGGAATCCGGCCGGGTCAGCCCGGATGAGAGCGCAGTGCTGTTCAACTGTGCGACCGGATTGAAATACCCACTGCCTCCCGCAGATCAGTCGATCGACATCAACGAGCCCGTTGATTACTCGATGTTCGATTGAAACAGACACCCCGAACTGACAGCAGCAGGAAGTAAGCCATGAGCGATGTGCTGGTGACCGAAAATATTCAGGGGGCATCCATGAACGATCTGATGCAGGATCTGGATGTCGAATTTGATGCCTATCTCTGGCAGAACGTCAATTTGCTGAAGCAGAAGCTCGAGCAGGCTCAGGCGTTGATCGTCCGGAATCAGACGAAAGTCAACCAGGAGCTGATCGATGCGGCTCCGAACCTGAAAATCATTGCCCGGGCCGGTGCCGGCCTGGATAACGTGGATACCGCGTACGCGAAAGAGAAAGGGATTGTCGTCAGCTACACGCCGGATGCCAATTCGCTTTCCGTGGCGGAGCTCACCCTCGGACTGATGCTGGCCCTGCTGCGAAAGATTCCCGAAGCCCGCCAGGACACACTGACGGGAGGCTGGAACCGGGTGAAATTTACCGGTTGTGAACTGCACGGCAAAACGCTGGGCCTGATCGGCATGGGACGGATCGGCACGCTGACCGCGACCCGCGCCCGGGCCTTCGGAATGAAGATTATCGCTGCTGATCCGTATCTGAAAGCCGATGCCCCCCATTTGCAAGAGCTCGACGGCAAACTGGTTTCGCTGGATGAGCTTTTGGCACAAGCCGATGTCATCACCTGTCACAGTCCGCTGACGCCGGACACCCGAAAGATGTTGACCTACCAGCATTTCAGCAAGATGAAACCGGAAGCGTTTTTCATCAATACCTCGCGGGGTGAAGTCGTCGACGAACGGGGACTGATCCAGGCGCTGATGGAACACAAGCTCGCTGGTGCGGCACTGGATGTACGGGAAACCGAGCCTCCGCACCAGAGCGCCCTGAATCAACTGGAGAATGTCATCCTGACACCGCACATTGCCGCCTTCACCCTGGAAGCACAGGAGCGGGTGGTCGAAGCGGTCTGTGAAGACGTGCGACTCGTGCTGAGCGGGAAGCCGGCCGTGAATGTATTTCAATCTTAAACTGAAAGCACCAGCCTGATGCAAGACGAACTCAAAGAAGACAAGTGGTACCATGGCATTTCGCGCTACCAGTGGCTGGTGCTGATCATTGCTTCCCTGGGCTGGGTCTTTGACGTCTTCGAAGGTCAGATTTTTGTTGCCAGCATGAACGAGGCGATGCCTTCGCTGATACGAGTCGAACCTCTGAGTGAAGAAGAGCTCCAGGATCCCCAGAAGGTTGCAGCGCATGATAAAGAGATTAAGGGGCGCAATGCACTCTACAATAATATCGCGCTGGGAGCCTTCCTGATCGGTGGTGCGCTGGGAGGCATTGCCTTTGGTGCCTTGAGCGACCGCATCGGCCGCAAAAAGACGATGTCGCTGACGATTCTGTTCTATTCGTTCTTTACCTGCCTCTCGGCGCTGTCGCAGGAATGGTGGCAGCTGGCGGGGTTTCGATTTCTCGTGGCCCTCGGTGTGGGGGGCGAGTGGGCGGTGGCGAGTACCCTGGTGGCGGAATCCTTTCCGCCTAAAGCACGGGCCCGCGTGGGGAGTATCTTCCACGCCTCCAGTGTGCTGGGTACCTACCTCGCGATTCTGGCGGGGGCCTTCATTATTGGTAACGAACGCATCCTGGACTATGCCAAAGAAGCCGGCATGCCCAGCATGCCCTGGCGTGTGGGTTTCGCCCTGGGTGTCGTCCCCTCATTCCTGATTATCTGGATCCGTCGCTCGATGCACGAACCGGAATCCTGGAAGCATGCCCAGGAAGCAGCCAAGGAAGGCAGCGGACAGAAGATGGGATCCATTTTCGACCTGGTGTTACCCGAGTATGTCAAAAGTACCTGCATCGGTGTCCTGCTGGCGGCGATCGGTCTGGCCACGTTCTGGGGCGTGCACATCTATGGTAAGAACGCGTTCCTGAATGTGGTTCAAGCGGACTACCTGGCCGAACAGTTTCCCGGACAGACTGATGTGCCTGCGGAAGAAACCAAAGCCTATCTGGAATCCATCAAAGCAACACTCAAAAAATGGGAAATGCTGGGGATGTTCCTGGCAACCACCGGGGGCGGACTGGGCCTGCTGGCCTTTGGTCCGATCTGTGAATGGGTCGGCCGTCGCGGTGCGTTTTTCCTGTTTCATGTGGGCGGCCTGATCAGTGCGTTACTGCTGTTCCAGGTATTTCATAATGCGACCGTGATCGGCTGCTTCCTCCCCGTATTTGGTTTTCTGACACTCGGGATGCACGCCGGCTATGCGATTTACTTCCCCGAACTTTATCCCACCCGCATGCGGGGCACCGGAACCGGCTTCTGCTTCAACGCCGGTCGCATCCTGGCTGCGCCGATTCTGTTCATCGGGGGCTGGATGCAGAAGGACTGGGGCTACACTCTGGCGGAAACCGCGACGACTCTGAGTATGCTGTATATCGTGGGTGCGATCCTGCCCTTCTTTGCCAGAGAAACCAAGGGCAGCGAACTGATGGAATAGTTCCGTCCCCAGTCCTGCCTGCGCTCACTTTTGTCTGACCGAGTCACACCGCTGGTGGGACTCATTATTACGTGTATAAAACAATGATGTTTTCCGATCCACAGTTGTGGTTATTCGTTCTGGCGGCTGTTTTCTGTTCTGCGTTGATCCAGGGAATTATCGGCTTCGGTTATGCCATTGTGGCGATGGCGGTGCTGCCTCTGTTACTCAACTTTCGCGAAGCGAACCTGCTCGTGGCGTACAGCATTGTGCTGCCTGTGATCTGGACGTTCTGGGCTTACCGCAGGCATTCGAACCTGAAGCTGCTGGCGGGAGCCATCATCGGTTCGCTGGTGGGACTCCCCCTGGGGCTGCTGACATTCACCCTGATCGATCTGGATTACCTGGTGCGGGGCACCGGACTGGTGATTCTGCTGATCGTTGTCGACGGTTTCTTTCAAAAGCCAGTGCATGTGGAGGAGGGACCTCAGAAAGCATCTTCGGTCTGGAGCACATTTGCGGGGTTCTGCAGTGGCTTCCTGGCGGGATCGACGAGTATCGCGGGGCCGCCGATCGTGATTTATGCGATTCGTCAGCCCTGGACGCAGGAGCAATACAAGGGCTTCATCTTCGGCTTCTTCATCATGATTTCCATCTCGCGGGCCATCGGCCTGGCACTGATGGGGTTCGCGACGCCGCCCGTGCTGGTGACGACTGCGGTGATCGTTCCCTTTGTCTTTCTGGGAACGAAACTGGGACTGATGCTCGGCCCTAAAATCAACCCGGTGCTGTTCAAGCGGTGCCTGCTCTCACTGCTGGCGGTCAGCTCGCTGTACATGCTCATTCAGGGCAAGCCGGCTGTGCCCGAGGAAGAAGAGGCACCGATGGTGGAAATCATCGAACAAAAGGATGGCAAGCCGGAGATTCAGACCTTCCCGGAAAAATCGACTCCCTGAATCCATTCCAGAATCTGCCGCTGTTCCGGCAGCAATGTTTCCTGCTGCTGCAGTTCCTGTTGCAGAAGGGGCAGTTCCTGTACTGTATCCACATCGGTCAGGACAGGCAGTCGCTGCACACTTCCCCGTGGCTCCAGCTGTTTACAAAGCACAGAGGCCGTCTCGCTGACGCTGTAAGGCACGCTGCACCAGAGATCCTGCGAGAGACAGACGGTGGTCCCGAACAGATAGAAGCCACCGTCGGCTGCGGGCCCCAGCACAAAACGGGGCGACTCAGCTGGTGTGGTGAGAATGTCAATCGCTTCCGTCAGGTAAGCCACCGGCAGTTGTGGCGCATCGGCACCCAGGAAGATGACAAAATCGTGTTGTTCCAGCAACCGTTGATTGATAAACGCCAGCCTGCGGCCCAGGCCCCCTGCCCCTTGAGAGATGGTGGCAAAGTCGCTCCAGAGTGGATCGTCACAGGCGTCCGGTTCCGCGACGGCCCAGAAGGGTGTGACTGATGACTGATTGGAGGCTGCCTGGACGACGGCCTGGACAGCCCGCGCGGAGTTCACGTGAAACTGTTCCGCGGCCTGCTGACCGATGTCGGCCGCCAGCCTGGTTTTGAGTGGTGAATAACCGGGAGTCTTTACGAAGACGGCGATTGCGCCCTGCGGTGAAACCATGATCGAAAACGTTCTTTGATGAGAAGAAAAAACTGCGGCATCGCCTGACAGGCCGTGAGCCAGAGATGTGTGAGCGTGACTTTCAACCAGCCCCGCTCCCGATATTTGCGGGCACTTGTGGTAATGTCTGCCCCGGTGCAATGTAAACGAATTCCCTGCTGGCGGGCTTTCCAGACGAGCAAATGATCTTCGCCGTAGGGAGCCGATTCGTCAAACCCGCCGAGTGCAAAAAACGAATCCCGCTGCAGGCAGAGTCCCTGATCGCCAAACGGCATGCCCAGACAGTGTGAGCGAAACCAGACACCCCAGCGATTGAGCTGCATCAGGAAAAAACTCTGTTCCTGAAACTGCAGGTTAAAATAATGCACGGCCCCGGGAGCCGCCTGCAGGGATTTGATCAACTGTGCAACACTCTCGAGGGGCAGTCGCGAGTCGGCATGCAGAAACAGCAGGAACGGCTGTCGTGCCAGTGCGGCTCCCTGGTTCATCTGCACGGCGCGACCGATGGCACTCTGCTGCCAACTGCAGCGCGGACGGACGGAAGAACCTTGCAGACTCTCTTCCCAGCCAGCAGGCTGCGGACCATTGGAGACAAACAGGAACTCAGTGGACTCCGGAAACGCACTCAGGTCGGGCAGCAGCTCCTGCCAGGAATCATCTCCCTGCAGGACCGGGATCACGACGGAAATCTCAACGGCCGGGTTCATGTTGCTGCCTGAACTCGCTTTTTTAAAGAGGGATCGCAAAAATGTGAACTGCTTCACAGCTTGATTCCTCATCATAGTCCATGCTGGAATCCTCAAGAAGTCGCCTCTCGAGGGAAAGGCAATGTTTCTTGAATTTCCGCTGTCGAGTATACTGAGACCAGACTGCGACTCAGGCAGACACGTTCTCACTTCGGAAATTCCATCGCTTTCAGAGCGAAACGGAAAGGAATGCGCAACAAGATGAATTCTGTCAACACGCGACAGCAGACGACCGAAGAGGCATCGGTCTACAATCGTTATGCCAGTGCCGCCCAGGAACGCGAACAGGCCCTGTGCTGCCCGGTGCAATACAATCCCGCCTATCTGTCGATCATCCCTGAAGAAATCCTGGAAAAAGATTACGGTTGCGGTGATCCGTCCGCTTATGTCTCCCCCGGGGATACCGTCCTCGATCTGGGATCGGGAGGCGGCAAGATCTGTTACATCGCGTCCCAGATTGTCGGTCCGGAAGGGCGCGTGATCGGCGTTGACTGCAATGCAGAGATGCTGGCCCTGGCACGAAAATATCAACAGCAGGTCGCCGATCAGCTGGGCTATGCCAATGTGGAATTTCGCTGCGGAATGATTCAAGACCTGCAGCTGGATCTGGACCAGTTGAACCAGGAGCTGGCTGCGCACCCGGTGGATAATCAGTCACGCTGGCTGGAGCTGCGCGATCTGGAAGATCGGCTGCGGCGGGAGGCCCCGCTGATTGCGAATGCGTCCGTAGACTGCGTTGTTTCCAACTGTGTCTTGAATCTGGTGCGGGAAGCAGACCGCGGCCAACTGCTGCAGGAAGTCTTTCGGGTGTTGAAACGGGGCGGCAAAGCGGTGATCAGTGATATTGTCTGTGATGAAGATGTACCGCAGGAGATGCGCGACGATCCCACGCTCTGGTCGGGCTGCCTGTCGGGCGCGTTCCGCGAAGATGCTTTTCTGGCAGCATTTGAAGCGGCCGGCTTCCACGGAATCGAAATCCTGAAACGGGACGAACAGCCCTGGCAGACCGTGAACGGCATCGAATTCCGTTCCGTCACCGTCTCGGCTTATAAAGGGAAACAGGGCCCCTGCCTCGAACGAAACCAGGCGGTCATTTATCGTGGTCCGTTCAAAAAAGTCGAAGACGACGACGGGCACCTTTATTTCCGCGGGCAGCGGATGGCCGTCTGTGACAAAACCTTCAAACTGCTGCAGGAAGGCGCCTACGCCGGCCAGTTTTATGCGGTTGCTCCCTACCAGGAGATTCCGCTGGAAGCAGCACGCGAGATGGACTGTCGTCGGAACGCGATCCGACATCCACAGGAAACCAAGGGAAAGGATTTTGACCTGACCAGTCAGATCCTGGATTCCTGCTGCACTCCAGATGGTGGCTGCTGCTGAGCGGACGACACGCCCTTTTATGCTGAAACGGAAGATCAGGAACGTTTATGGCTTCACTCACCCTGCTGCGACAACAGAGCAAACTGGCTGATCCCCGCGAGCAGTTACGCATCCTCGACACCCAGGATCAGGTGCCGCGGTTCGCTGAGCAACTGAAACAGCATCAGCTTCCCCTGCTGCAGGCTGCGACGCTGGAGACTCTGCAGGTTAACCTGGGACGGCTCTGTAACATGACCTGTGAGCACTGTCACGTGGACGCCGGCCCGGACCGCAGGGAGATCATGCAGATTGAAAACGTCGAGCACTGCCTGCGTGCTTTAGCACATCCCGGATTTGCGACCCTGGATCTGACGGGGGGTGCACCGGAGATGAATCCTCATTTTCGGCTGATGGTCACCCGCGGGCGTGAGATGGGAAAACGGATCATTGACCGCTGCAACCTGACGATTCTGCTCGCACCGGGTTACCAGGATCTGCCGGAATTCCTGGCGGCACAGGAAGTCGAGATCGTCGCATCCCTGCCCTGTTATCTCGAAGAGAACACAGATGCACAACGCGGCAGTGGCGCTTTCCAGAAGTCGATTCAGGCACTTCAGCGACTGAACGAAGTCGGTTACGGTGTCGCTGATTCCTCTTTAAAACTGACGCTGGTCTATAACCCGGTCGGTTACTCCCTGCCCCCCGATCAGGGACAGTTGGAAGCCGCCTACCGGGAGCAGTTGCGCACGCGGTTCGGGATCGAATTTACGAACCTGATCACAATCACCAACATGCCCATCAGTCGCTACCTGAGCGAACTGGTCGAGCAGGATCGTCTGGAAGCATACATGTCACGGCTGGTGGAGGCGTTCAACCCGGAAACGGTCCCGGGGGTGATGTGCCGCTCACTGATTTCAGTCGACTGGGAGGGTTATCTCTACGACTGTGACTTCAACCAGATGCTCGCCCTGCCGGTCTCCCTGCCCGAGCGGAGACATATCAGAGATTTTGATTATGCCTCCCTGGCTGAGCGGAAGATCGTCACGCAGCGGCACTGCTACGGCTGCACGGCGGGGGCGGGATCGAGCTGCGGCGGAGCGTTGAATACTCGCTGAAAAACCAGCAGTGGGGTCTTTCCCGACCGATTCTTCGTCTTCCCGAGACGGCAATCCGCGACAATAACGGTATGAAGTTCATTTGAAGATTACATGAATCCAGACCGGCGGCTTGGAACCGTCAAGTCCGCTATTCATCTTATCACTACGGATTCTCCTCCCGAAAACTGACAACCCCCGGCGGATTTTTTTTTGCCCGACAACGCAAAACGGCGATTTTTTCCTCATGTGATTCCATCACTCAGACGGAAATAGTTCTATATATTTTCAGTTCGATTTTTTCGCACTTGACAAAGGAAAATAAATATAATAATGGGAATATTCTGGGCAGTAGATTTCGCTGAATTTCTGCTGGATCAGTCCCTCCCGAACGTTGATTTTATTCCCCCGAGAATGATTGACATAGGGCTTCCGAAACCGGTAAAAATCGTTAAGAGAATCTGGAAAGAACATACAACGAATCTACGAGGATGTAACTGTGTTAATAGCTGATCCCCTTCATACCGAATCCCCTGAAGAGCTTGAAACGTTCTCGGATGAGCTCCCCACCGTTTTCTTTTCACTCGACGATGATGAAGAAAACATAGGCTTTGATGACCTGGAAGACATCGACGACGACGAGTTCGACGACGACGATGATGACTTCGATGATGATGATGAAGAAGAAGACGAAGACTTCGACGATGAAGAAGATGATGATGACTTCGATGATGACGACGACTTCGACGACGACTTCGATGATGATGAGGACGACCTGTACTAGGTCACCCCATCCCTAAGCTGAGAGGCGCGCGGTTGAGAATCATCCAGCGGCGGGCCTGACTCTCCTGCTTACCCGTGAGCGGCACGCGATCCACTCTTCCAGTCAGCCTGTGAGTATCGTCGCTTCAATCGGCTTCCTTAAGAACTCCACCGAAAGAACATGACATGCAGGGATTGGTTGAACAAGTCAACGATGCGATCGAATTTCTCAAGCCCCGGGTCAGCCAGATGCCGCGCATCGGTCTGATTCTGGGAACCGGCCTGGGTGACTTTACAAAGCAGATCGAGCAGGACATCACCATTCCTTACCAGGAGATTCCGCACTTTCCCCGTTCCACGGTGGAATCACACGCTGGACAACTGGTGTTTGGCAGCCTGCATGGCAATCCCCTGGTCGCGATGGAAGGCCGCTTTCACTTCTACGAAGGTTATTCCATGAAGGAAGTCACCTTTCCGGTTCGGGTGATGCAGGCTCTGGGAGTCGAAACACTGATCATCACTAACGCTGCCGGGGGGATGAATCCCCAATATCGGCTGGCCGACATCATGATCATCGAGGATCAGATCAATCTGATGGGCGACAATCCACTGCGCGGCGTGAACGACGATCGGCTGGGGATTCGTTTCCCGGACATGTGTGCTCCCTACGATCAGGAACTGATCAAGCTGACCGAACAGACCGCCCTGGAACTGCAGATCCGCACGCAGACCGGTGTGTTCGTGGCCGTCGCGGGCCCCAACCTGGAAACACGGGCCGAATATCGTATGCTGCGATTGATGGGTGCGGACTGCGTGGGCATGTCGACCGTTCCGGAATGCATCGTGGCCAATCACGCTTCCATGCGGGTGCTGGGTCTGTCGGTAGTGACCGACCTGTGTCTGCCTGATGCCCTGGAGCCGGTGGAGATCAGCAAGATTCTGGCAGTCGCCGCGGACGGGGGAGAAAAGCTGGCCCGACTGATCCCCCGCATCATCGAACAGATGTAGACCGGCAACACTGGTCGCATCACGTTTCACCTGCTGCCGCCGTCTGATTATGTCTGCGGGGTTCCATAGTAGGAACGGTACCACTCGACAAAGCGATCGATACCCTCTTCGATGGAAGTCGCAGGTGCGAATCCAGTCGCCTGCTGCAGTTCTGAAATGTCGGCGTAAGTCTCCAGCACATCGCCGGGCTGCATCGGATAATTTTCCCGGATTGCAGGCTGACCGACACTCTGTTCAATCACTTCAATCAACCGGGACAATCCCACCGGCTGATGATTGCCGATGTTATACAATCGGTATGGCGCTTCGGTCTGCCGGTCCAGTTCCTGTGGAGTCAGCGAAGAATCGGGAACGCTGCGCTGTGGAATCTGCTCCATGACGCCCAGGACTCCGGCCACGATATCATCTACGTAGGTGAAATCGCGTTTCAGGTTTCCATGGTTGAAGACCTTGATCGGCGTCCCTTCCAGAATAGCTTTTGTAAACAGGTGCACTGCCATATCGGGGCGGCCCCAGGGACCGTACACGGTAAAGAATCGCAGCCCCGTGGTAGGCAGATCATACAGGTGACTGTAACTGTGCGCGATGAGTTCGTCGGCCCGCTTGGTCGCTGCATACAGGCTGACCGGATGGTCAACCGGGTCGTCTGTCGCATACGGCGTCTTTTTATTGGCACCGTACACCGAACTGGACGATGCATAGACCAGGTGCGCAATCTGACTCTGGCGGCAATGCTCGAGCAGATTCACGAAGCCGACCACATTACTCTGCACGTACTCCAGCGGTTTCAGCAGGGAATTGCGAACGCCCACCTCTGCCGCCAGGTGGATCACTTTGTCAAAGGGATCGCCATCAAACAGTCGATCGAAAGCCGCGACGTCAGCGAGGTCGATTTCCTCAAACTGGAACTGCTCCGACTCCTGCAGCAGTTGCAGCCGGTCCCGTTTCAGCTGCACCGAATAGTGGCTGTTGAGATTATCGATTCCCGTGACACGATGTCCGCCTGCGAGGAGCTGAGACGTGACATGGAACCCGATGAAACCGGCCGCACCTGTCACCAGAATATGACTCATGCTGATTCCTGATTCATCAGTTGCCGATAATACTCAACCGTTTTGCCCAGTCCTTCCTGCAGGGAAACCCGGGGCTCCCACTTCAGAATGGTTTTGGCCTTGGTGATATCAGGGCAGCGCTGCTTGGGATCATCCTGAGGCAGCGGTTCGTAGGCGAGCTTCGAATCGGAATCGACGTTCTGCAGGACCGCTTCCGCCAGTTCCAGCATCGTGTTTTCCACCGGATTCCCGATGTTGACCGGGCCGGTGGTCTCTTCCTGCTCCATCATTTTCAGAAAGCCACTGATCAGGTCATCGACGTAGCAGAAGGAACGGGTCTGCTGTCCATCGCCATAGATGGTGATCGGTTCGCCCCGCAGTGCCTGGTTGATGAAGTTGGAAATCACGCGGCCGTCATTGGGATCCATCCGCGGCCCATAGGTATTGAAGATCCGGACAATCCGGATGGGCACATTGTGGGCATGGTGGTAGTTGACGCACAGCGATTCCGCGATGCGTTTGCCTTCGTCGTAGCAGCTGCGCGGCCCGAGGGGATTTACATTGCCCCAGTACTCCTCGACCTGGGGATGCACATTGGGATCGCCGTACACTTCGGAAGTGGATGCGTGCAGAACTTTGGCCCGGCAGCGTTTCGCCAGCCCGAGCACGTTGACCATGCCGACAGTCGAAGTTTTGATGGTCTTGATTGGATTGTACTGATAGGCAACGGGCGACGCGGGACAGGCCAGGTTGTAAATCTCATTGACTTCCAGATAGATCGGATGCACGATAT contains:
- a CDS encoding methyltransferase domain-containing protein; protein product: MNSVNTRQQTTEEASVYNRYASAAQEREQALCCPVQYNPAYLSIIPEEILEKDYGCGDPSAYVSPGDTVLDLGSGGGKICYIASQIVGPEGRVIGVDCNAEMLALARKYQQQVADQLGYANVEFRCGMIQDLQLDLDQLNQELAAHPVDNQSRWLELRDLEDRLRREAPLIANASVDCVVSNCVLNLVREADRGQLLQEVFRVLKRGGKAVISDIVCDEDVPQEMRDDPTLWSGCLSGAFREDAFLAAFEAAGFHGIEILKRDEQPWQTVNGIEFRSVTVSAYKGKQGPCLERNQAVIYRGPFKKVEDDDGHLYFRGQRMAVCDKTFKLLQEGAYAGQFYAVAPYQEIPLEAAREMDCRRNAIRHPQETKGKDFDLTSQILDSCCTPDGGCC
- a CDS encoding UDP-glucuronic acid decarboxylase family protein, whose protein sequence is MNSVLVTGGAGFLGSHLCDRLIEQGKNVICVDNFFTGNKRNIAHLIGHPRFEVIRHDIVHPIYLEVNEIYNLACPASPVAYQYNPIKTIKTSTVGMVNVLGLAKRCRAKVLHASTSEVYGDPNVHPQVEEYWGNVNPLGPRSCYDEGKRIAESLCVNYHHAHNVPIRIVRIFNTYGPRMDPNDGRVISNFINQALRGEPITIYGDGQQTRSFCYVDDLISGFLKMMEQEETTGPVNIGNPVENTMLELAEAVLQNVDSDSKLAYEPLPQDDPKQRCPDITKAKTILKWEPRVSLQEGLGKTVEYYRQLMNQESA
- a CDS encoding TIGR04283 family arsenosugar biosynthesis glycosyltransferase, whose translation is MNPAVEISVVIPVLQGDDSWQELLPDLSAFPESTEFLFVSNGPQPAGWEESLQGSSVRPRCSWQQSAIGRAVQMNQGAALARQPFLLFLHADSRLPLESVAQLIKSLQAAPGAVHYFNLQFQEQSFFLMQLNRWGVWFRSHCLGMPFGDQGLCLQRDSFFALGGFDESAPYGEDHLLVWKARQQGIRLHCTGADITTSARKYRERGWLKVTLTHLWLTACQAMPQFFLLIKERFRSWFHRRAQSPSS
- the arsS gene encoding arsenosugar biosynthesis radical SAM (seleno)protein ArsS (Some members of this family are selenoproteins.); the protein is MASLTLLRQQSKLADPREQLRILDTQDQVPRFAEQLKQHQLPLLQAATLETLQVNLGRLCNMTCEHCHVDAGPDRREIMQIENVEHCLRALAHPGFATLDLTGGAPEMNPHFRLMVTRGREMGKRIIDRCNLTILLAPGYQDLPEFLAAQEVEIVASLPCYLEENTDAQRGSGAFQKSIQALQRLNEVGYGVADSSLKLTLVYNPVGYSLPPDQGQLEAAYREQLRTRFGIEFTNLITITNMPISRYLSELVEQDRLEAYMSRLVEAFNPETVPGVMCRSLISVDWEGYLYDCDFNQMLALPVSLPERRHIRDFDYASLAERKIVTQRHCYGCTAGAGSSCGGALNTR
- a CDS encoding NAD-dependent epimerase/dehydratase family protein produces the protein MSHILVTGAAGFIGFHVTSQLLAGGHRVTGIDNLNSHYSVQLKRDRLQLLQESEQFQFEEIDLADVAAFDRLFDGDPFDKVIHLAAEVGVRNSLLKPLEYVQSNVVGFVNLLEHCRQSQIAHLVYASSSSVYGANKKTPYATDDPVDHPVSLYAATKRADELIAHSYSHLYDLPTTGLRFFTVYGPWGRPDMAVHLFTKAILEGTPIKVFNHGNLKRDFTYVDDIVAGVLGVMEQIPQRSVPDSSLTPQELDRQTEAPYRLYNIGNHQPVGLSRLIEVIEQSVGQPAIRENYPMQPGDVLETYADISELQQATGFAPATSIEEGIDRFVEWYRSYYGTPQT
- a CDS encoding purine-nucleoside phosphorylase — translated: MQGLVEQVNDAIEFLKPRVSQMPRIGLILGTGLGDFTKQIEQDITIPYQEIPHFPRSTVESHAGQLVFGSLHGNPLVAMEGRFHFYEGYSMKEVTFPVRVMQALGVETLIITNAAGGMNPQYRLADIMIIEDQINLMGDNPLRGVNDDRLGIRFPDMCAPYDQELIKLTEQTALELQIRTQTGVFVAVAGPNLETRAEYRMLRLMGADCVGMSTVPECIVANHASMRVLGLSVVTDLCLPDALEPVEISKILAVAADGGEKLARLIPRIIEQM